A stretch of Homo sapiens chromosome 12, GRCh38.p14 Primary Assembly DNA encodes these proteins:
- the NFYB gene encoding nuclear transcription factor Y subunit beta isoform c (isoform c is encoded by transcript variant 6), protein MTMDGDSSTTDASQLGISADYIGGSHYVIQPHDDTEDSMNDHEDTNGSKESFREQDIYLPIANVARIMKNAIPQTGKIAKDAKECVQECVSEFISFITSEASERCHQEKRKTINGEDILFAMSTLGFDSYVEPLKLYLQKFREAMKGEKGIGGAVTATDGLSEELTEEAFITSWLNNHRRSTTKCYGLHNIISTDFWCSANSVFMI, encoded by the exons ATGGATGGTGACAGTTCTAcaacagatgcttctcaactaGGAATCTCTGCAGACTATATTGGAGGAAGTCATTATGTTATACAGCCTCATGATG atacTGAGGACAGCATGAATGATCATGAAGACACAAATggttcaaaagaaagtttcagagaACAAGATATATATCTTCCAATAGCAAACGTGGCTAGGATAATGAAAAATGCCATACCTCAAACGGGAAAG ATTGCAAAAGATGCCAAAGAATGTGTTCAAGAATGTGTAAGTGAGTTCATCAGTTTTATAACATCTGAAGCAAGTGAAAGGTGCCATCAAGAGAAACGGAAAACAATCAATGGAGAAGATATTCTCTTTGCTATGTCTACTTTAGGCTTTGACAGTTATGTGGAACCTCTGAAATTATACCTTCAGAAATTCAGAGAG gctatgaaaggagaaaagggaattggTGGAGCAGTCACAGCTACAGATGGACTAAGTGAAGAGCTTACAGAGGAGGCATTTA TTACCAGCTGGCTTAATAACCACAGACGGTCAACAACAAAATGTTATGGTTTACACAACATCATATCAACAG ATTTCTGGTGTTCAGCAAATTCAGTTTTCATGATCTGA
- the NFYB gene encoding nuclear transcription factor Y subunit beta isoform e (isoform e is encoded by transcript variant 11), which yields MTMDGDSSTTDASQLGISADYIGGSHYVIQPHDDTEDSMNDHEDTNGSKESFREQDIYLPIANVARIMKNAIPQTGKIAKDAKECVQECVSEFISFITSEASERCHQEKRKTINGEDILFAMSTLGFDSYVEPLKLYLQKFREAMKGEKGIGGAVTATDGLSEELTEEAFNFWCSANSVFMI from the exons ATGGATGGTGACAGTTCTAcaacagatgcttctcaactaGGAATCTCTGCAGACTATATTGGAGGAAGTCATTATGTTATACAGCCTCATGATG atacTGAGGACAGCATGAATGATCATGAAGACACAAATggttcaaaagaaagtttcagagaACAAGATATATATCTTCCAATAGCAAACGTGGCTAGGATAATGAAAAATGCCATACCTCAAACGGGAAAG ATTGCAAAAGATGCCAAAGAATGTGTTCAAGAATGTGTAAGTGAGTTCATCAGTTTTATAACATCTGAAGCAAGTGAAAGGTGCCATCAAGAGAAACGGAAAACAATCAATGGAGAAGATATTCTCTTTGCTATGTCTACTTTAGGCTTTGACAGTTATGTGGAACCTCTGAAATTATACCTTCAGAAATTCAGAGAG gctatgaaaggagaaaagggaattggTGGAGCAGTCACAGCTACAGATGGACTAAGTGAAGAGCTTACAGAGGAGGCATTTA ATTTCTGGTGTTCAGCAAATTCAGTTTTCATGATCTGA
- the NFYB gene encoding nuclear transcription factor Y subunit beta isoform h (isoform h is encoded by transcript variant 16): protein MLYSLMMIAKDAKECVQECVSEFISFITSEASERCHQEKRKTINGEDILFAMSTLGFDSYVEPLKLYLQKFREAMKGEKGIGGAVTATDGLSEELTEEAFTNQLPAGLITTDGQQQNVMVYTTSYQQISGVQQIQFS from the exons ATGTTATACAGCCTCATGATG ATTGCAAAAGATGCCAAAGAATGTGTTCAAGAATGTGTAAGTGAGTTCATCAGTTTTATAACATCTGAAGCAAGTGAAAGGTGCCATCAAGAGAAACGGAAAACAATCAATGGAGAAGATATTCTCTTTGCTATGTCTACTTTAGGCTTTGACAGTTATGTGGAACCTCTGAAATTATACCTTCAGAAATTCAGAGAG gctatgaaaggagaaaagggaattggTGGAGCAGTCACAGCTACAGATGGACTAAGTGAAGAGCTTACAGAGGAGGCATTTA ctaaCCAGTTACCAGCTGGCTTAATAACCACAGACGGTCAACAACAAAATGTTATGGTTTACACAACATCATATCAACAG ATTTCTGGTGTTCAGCAAATTCAGTTTTCATGA
- the NFYB gene encoding nuclear transcription factor Y subunit beta isoform a (isoform a is encoded by transcript variant 1), with protein sequence MNLMDGDSSTTDASQLGISADYIGGSHYVIQPHDDTEDSMNDHEDTNGSKESFREQDIYLPIANVARIMKNAIPQTGKIAKDAKECVQECVSEFISFITSEASERCHQEKRKTINGEDILFAMSTLGFDSYVEPLKLYLQKFREAMKGEKGIGGAVTATDGLSEELTEEAFTNQLPAGLITTDGQQQNVMVYTTSYQQISGVQQIQFS encoded by the exons ATGGATGGTGACAGTTCTAcaacagatgcttctcaactaGGAATCTCTGCAGACTATATTGGAGGAAGTCATTATGTTATACAGCCTCATGATG atacTGAGGACAGCATGAATGATCATGAAGACACAAATggttcaaaagaaagtttcagagaACAAGATATATATCTTCCAATAGCAAACGTGGCTAGGATAATGAAAAATGCCATACCTCAAACGGGAAAG ATTGCAAAAGATGCCAAAGAATGTGTTCAAGAATGTGTAAGTGAGTTCATCAGTTTTATAACATCTGAAGCAAGTGAAAGGTGCCATCAAGAGAAACGGAAAACAATCAATGGAGAAGATATTCTCTTTGCTATGTCTACTTTAGGCTTTGACAGTTATGTGGAACCTCTGAAATTATACCTTCAGAAATTCAGAGAG gctatgaaaggagaaaagggaattggTGGAGCAGTCACAGCTACAGATGGACTAAGTGAAGAGCTTACAGAGGAGGCATTTA ctaaCCAGTTACCAGCTGGCTTAATAACCACAGACGGTCAACAACAAAATGTTATGGTTTACACAACATCATATCAACAG ATTTCTGGTGTTCAGCAAATTCAGTTTTCATGA
- the NFYB gene encoding nuclear transcription factor Y subunit beta isoform d (isoform d is encoded by transcript variant 7) gives MDGDSSTTDASQLGISADYIGGSHYVIQPHDDTEDSMNDHEDTNGSKESFREQDIYLPIANVARIMKNAIPQTGKIAKDAKECVQECVSEFISFITSEASERCHQEKRKTINGEDILFAMSTLGFDSYVEPLKLYLQKFREAMKGEKGIGGAVTATDGLSEELTEEAFTNQLPAGLITTDGQQQNVMVYTTSYQQISGVQQIQFS, from the exons ATGGATGGTGACAGTTCTAcaacagatgcttctcaactaGGAATCTCTGCAGACTATATTGGAGGAAGTCATTATGTTATACAGCCTCATGATG atacTGAGGACAGCATGAATGATCATGAAGACACAAATggttcaaaagaaagtttcagagaACAAGATATATATCTTCCAATAGCAAACGTGGCTAGGATAATGAAAAATGCCATACCTCAAACGGGAAAG ATTGCAAAAGATGCCAAAGAATGTGTTCAAGAATGTGTAAGTGAGTTCATCAGTTTTATAACATCTGAAGCAAGTGAAAGGTGCCATCAAGAGAAACGGAAAACAATCAATGGAGAAGATATTCTCTTTGCTATGTCTACTTTAGGCTTTGACAGTTATGTGGAACCTCTGAAATTATACCTTCAGAAATTCAGAGAG gctatgaaaggagaaaagggaattggTGGAGCAGTCACAGCTACAGATGGACTAAGTGAAGAGCTTACAGAGGAGGCATTTA ctaaCCAGTTACCAGCTGGCTTAATAACCACAGACGGTCAACAACAAAATGTTATGGTTTACACAACATCATATCAACAG ATTTCTGGTGTTCAGCAAATTCAGTTTTCATGA
- the NFYB gene encoding nuclear transcription factor Y subunit beta isoform b (isoform b is encoded by transcript variant 4) codes for MTMDGDSSTTDASQLGISADYIGGSHYVIQPHDDTEDSMNDHEDTNGSKESFREQDIYLPIANVARIMKNAIPQTGKIAKDAKECVQECVSEFISFITSEASERCHQEKRKTINGEDILFAMSTLGFDSYVEPLKLYLQKFREAMKGEKGIGGAVTATDGLSEELTEEAFTNQLPAGLITTDGQQQNVMVYTTSYQQISGVQQIQFS; via the exons ATGGATGGTGACAGTTCTAcaacagatgcttctcaactaGGAATCTCTGCAGACTATATTGGAGGAAGTCATTATGTTATACAGCCTCATGATG atacTGAGGACAGCATGAATGATCATGAAGACACAAATggttcaaaagaaagtttcagagaACAAGATATATATCTTCCAATAGCAAACGTGGCTAGGATAATGAAAAATGCCATACCTCAAACGGGAAAG ATTGCAAAAGATGCCAAAGAATGTGTTCAAGAATGTGTAAGTGAGTTCATCAGTTTTATAACATCTGAAGCAAGTGAAAGGTGCCATCAAGAGAAACGGAAAACAATCAATGGAGAAGATATTCTCTTTGCTATGTCTACTTTAGGCTTTGACAGTTATGTGGAACCTCTGAAATTATACCTTCAGAAATTCAGAGAG gctatgaaaggagaaaagggaattggTGGAGCAGTCACAGCTACAGATGGACTAAGTGAAGAGCTTACAGAGGAGGCATTTA ctaaCCAGTTACCAGCTGGCTTAATAACCACAGACGGTCAACAACAAAATGTTATGGTTTACACAACATCATATCAACAG ATTTCTGGTGTTCAGCAAATTCAGTTTTCATGA
- the NFYB gene encoding nuclear transcription factor Y subunit beta isoform g (isoform g is encoded by transcript variant 14) encodes MTMDGDSSTTDASQLGISADYIGGSHYVIQPHDDTEDSMNDHEDTNGSKESFREQDIYLPIANVARIMKNAIPQTGKAMKGEKGIGGAVTATDGLSEELTEEAFTNQLPAGLITTDGQQQNVMVYTTSYQQISGVQQIQFS; translated from the exons ATGGATGGTGACAGTTCTAcaacagatgcttctcaactaGGAATCTCTGCAGACTATATTGGAGGAAGTCATTATGTTATACAGCCTCATGATG atacTGAGGACAGCATGAATGATCATGAAGACACAAATggttcaaaagaaagtttcagagaACAAGATATATATCTTCCAATAGCAAACGTGGCTAGGATAATGAAAAATGCCATACCTCAAACGGGAAAG gctatgaaaggagaaaagggaattggTGGAGCAGTCACAGCTACAGATGGACTAAGTGAAGAGCTTACAGAGGAGGCATTTA ctaaCCAGTTACCAGCTGGCTTAATAACCACAGACGGTCAACAACAAAATGTTATGGTTTACACAACATCATATCAACAG ATTTCTGGTGTTCAGCAAATTCAGTTTTCATGA
- the NFYB gene encoding nuclear transcription factor Y subunit beta isoform f (isoform f is encoded by transcript variant 12): MNDHEDTNGSKESFREQDIYLPIANVARIMKNAIPQTGKIAKDAKECVQECVSEFISFITSEASERCHQEKRKTINGEDILFAMSTLGFDSYVEPLKLYLQKFREAMKGEKGIGGAVTATDGLSEELTEEAFTNQLPAGLITTDGQQQNVMVYTTSYQQISGVQQIQFS; the protein is encoded by the exons ATGAATGATCATGAAGACACAAATggttcaaaagaaagtttcagagaACAAGATATATATCTTCCAATAGCAAACGTGGCTAGGATAATGAAAAATGCCATACCTCAAACGGGAAAG ATTGCAAAAGATGCCAAAGAATGTGTTCAAGAATGTGTAAGTGAGTTCATCAGTTTTATAACATCTGAAGCAAGTGAAAGGTGCCATCAAGAGAAACGGAAAACAATCAATGGAGAAGATATTCTCTTTGCTATGTCTACTTTAGGCTTTGACAGTTATGTGGAACCTCTGAAATTATACCTTCAGAAATTCAGAGAG gctatgaaaggagaaaagggaattggTGGAGCAGTCACAGCTACAGATGGACTAAGTGAAGAGCTTACAGAGGAGGCATTTA ctaaCCAGTTACCAGCTGGCTTAATAACCACAGACGGTCAACAACAAAATGTTATGGTTTACACAACATCATATCAACAG ATTTCTGGTGTTCAGCAAATTCAGTTTTCATGA